GAACCGATCGAGGTATAGCGCACGATCTTCATCGTGCGCCTATCTTCGGGAAGCGTTTCGGCCATCACCATTCGCCCCGGTAATCGTGATTCTCGTCCGCCATCGCGGTGAGCGAACTCAGCGCCCCGGCCGGCTCGACCGTATGCCGCGCCGGGTCCTGGGTGCCTTCCTTCGGCGTCTCGCCGCGGGCGAGCGCGTCCAGCACCGAGTCGAGCCGCTCGGGCGTCAGGTCTTCGTAGTTGCCGTCGTTGATCTGGACCATCGGCGCGCTGGCGCAGTTGCCCATGCATTCGACTTCGGTCAGCGTCCACATGCCGTCGTCGGTCGTGTGGCCCTTCTTCATGCCGCGCGCGTAGCAGGCGTCGAGCAGCGCATCCGACCCGCGCAGCATGCACGGCGTTGTGCCGCAGACCTGCACGTGGAAGCGGCCGACCGGGGCGATGTTGTACATCGTGTAGAACGTCGCGACCTCGAGCACGCGGATCACGGGCATATTGAGTTCGCGCGCCACGAATTCGATCACGGGGAGCGGCAGCCAGCCCTGCGTGTTGGTCTCCGCGCCGACCTGGTACTGGGCG
This region of Tsuneonella aeria genomic DNA includes:
- a CDS encoding NADH-quinone oxidoreductase subunit NuoE, with the protein product MADRAPAPDTPELRERWGSFAWTADNAAKAKEIVARYPEGRQRSAVMPLLFLAQYQVGAETNTQGWLPLPVIEFVARELNMPVIRVLEVATFYTMYNIAPVGRFHVQVCGTTPCMLRGSDALLDACYARGMKKGHTTDDGMWTLTEVECMGNCASAPMVQINDGNYEDLTPERLDSVLDALARGETPKEGTQDPARHTVEPAGALSSLTAMADENHDYRGEW